Proteins co-encoded in one Bremerella sp. TYQ1 genomic window:
- a CDS encoding WD40 repeat domain-containing serine/threonine protein kinase yields the protein MFNQGDKPIPGYRLERFLGRGQFGEVWAADGPGGTLVALKFIALQQKTGIRELKSIQAVKRIKHANLCSVNAMWLLGQDGGVLDDHEIDLLIRNQTKDQAPISQTLALDQTQTLQNPQYLVVSMTLADGSLEERLKMQEDGGIPREELQDYMLQAARGIDFLNSPVHLVDGDRVGIQHRDIKPANLLFAGDSVLVGDFGVAAAFGEYDTEATSVVGSLCYMSPESIKRMPSHSSDQYALAITYYQLRTAALPFEPTVSFAELVEIHVRGKLQFPLVTEHERAVLARATSTDPKQRYASCVEFIKAFSPPTEQAAPVTSAVPLPAMIGGAVAMVALIGALLWGIFGGGFNGSSNAGPAEQLTSHTILFTPEETIYDIAIVPEEPRDDITSTGESAANINLLPTDRVRITARAEDSLYQPLEQEFTVEQLTRNDWQVTLQPIPQETLLSKITTLAGSGNWEEAERTFADAAKIYPALQDQPESVSVELNGTPAVPSHSREQTHVATAIVSDGSGQLKVLPVTTETQEMIGFYIAAPPHQLQLLAGNKTILFIEDSLVDVHSVAAGKPSYKIELGQETETPYRQITDTTLSPDQKQLFVGLDHQKVALLGPNQTAKPLEKIAEAPFATRVDAVAFDPSGKHAFAIGQSGDIYRWPVDAMSDNTAEKFQLGEIDEEVLALHPVSDDRLLAFTVTKLLDITLASAEVNTVADLRADLFTSRLTEDGKHLVFSTLGEAQPLSVLNIASGELTTIRPPDIRGLVEDFDIISDGRWVVYADSDGALFALDLTETEIIPLALRPTPGERIKFVRVAADGSAVMTLAEDGTTTWWNLVQLLLAAQSTADES from the coding sequence ATGTTTAATCAGGGAGACAAGCCGATCCCCGGATATCGGCTCGAACGATTTCTGGGTCGTGGGCAATTTGGCGAAGTCTGGGCCGCGGATGGCCCTGGTGGAACGCTTGTCGCGTTGAAGTTCATTGCCCTGCAGCAGAAGACTGGGATTCGCGAGTTAAAATCGATACAAGCCGTAAAACGTATCAAGCACGCGAATCTATGCAGCGTGAACGCGATGTGGCTGCTCGGCCAAGATGGCGGTGTGCTGGACGATCACGAAATCGACTTGCTGATCCGCAATCAAACTAAAGACCAAGCTCCGATCTCGCAAACATTGGCACTCGATCAAACCCAGACACTGCAGAACCCTCAGTACCTGGTCGTGAGCATGACATTGGCTGACGGCAGCCTCGAAGAACGGCTCAAAATGCAGGAGGATGGCGGTATTCCTCGCGAAGAGCTGCAAGACTATATGCTTCAAGCCGCGCGAGGCATCGACTTCCTGAACTCTCCCGTTCACCTGGTCGATGGAGACCGCGTCGGCATTCAGCACCGCGATATCAAGCCAGCCAATTTGCTCTTCGCCGGCGACTCCGTTTTAGTGGGCGACTTTGGCGTGGCCGCGGCCTTTGGTGAATACGACACCGAAGCGACCAGCGTGGTGGGCAGCCTCTGCTATATGTCGCCTGAATCGATCAAGCGGATGCCGTCGCACAGCTCTGATCAGTATGCCCTCGCGATTACATACTACCAGTTACGCACTGCAGCGCTACCATTCGAGCCGACCGTTTCGTTTGCGGAACTGGTCGAAATCCACGTTCGTGGGAAGCTTCAGTTTCCCTTAGTAACCGAACATGAGCGAGCCGTGCTCGCCAGGGCAACTTCAACCGACCCGAAGCAGCGATATGCCAGTTGTGTCGAGTTCATCAAAGCGTTTTCGCCTCCGACAGAACAAGCTGCACCTGTAACTTCCGCGGTTCCCCTTCCCGCGATGATTGGTGGCGCTGTCGCTATGGTTGCCCTTATCGGTGCGCTGCTGTGGGGCATTTTCGGTGGTGGTTTTAACGGATCTTCCAACGCCGGTCCGGCTGAGCAATTAACGTCGCATACCATTCTGTTCACGCCGGAAGAAACGATTTACGACATCGCTATTGTTCCGGAAGAGCCGCGCGACGATATCACCTCGACCGGCGAATCAGCAGCGAACATAAATCTTCTGCCGACCGATCGTGTGCGTATCACAGCCAGGGCCGAAGACTCCCTTTACCAACCGCTCGAACAAGAGTTCACCGTCGAGCAGCTAACGCGAAACGACTGGCAAGTCACACTTCAACCAATTCCTCAGGAAACTCTTCTAAGCAAAATCACGACACTCGCCGGCAGTGGTAATTGGGAAGAAGCGGAGCGGACGTTTGCCGATGCGGCGAAGATCTATCCCGCACTTCAGGATCAGCCTGAATCGGTATCGGTCGAACTGAACGGAACCCCTGCTGTGCCGTCGCACTCGCGCGAGCAAACCCATGTTGCGACCGCCATTGTCAGTGATGGGTCGGGGCAACTGAAAGTCTTGCCAGTGACGACCGAAACCCAGGAGATGATCGGATTTTATATCGCTGCGCCGCCGCATCAGTTGCAGCTGTTGGCAGGGAACAAGACGATCCTATTCATCGAAGACAGCCTCGTCGATGTTCATTCGGTCGCAGCTGGCAAGCCTTCTTACAAAATCGAACTGGGGCAAGAGACCGAAACGCCCTATCGTCAAATCACCGACACCACACTTTCGCCCGACCAAAAACAACTTTTCGTTGGGTTAGATCACCAGAAGGTCGCTCTGTTAGGTCCCAATCAAACTGCTAAGCCGCTAGAGAAGATCGCCGAAGCCCCGTTCGCAACCAGGGTCGATGCGGTTGCGTTCGATCCCAGCGGCAAGCATGCCTTCGCGATCGGTCAATCAGGCGACATCTACCGCTGGCCGGTCGATGCAATGTCGGACAATACTGCCGAAAAGTTCCAGCTCGGCGAGATCGATGAAGAAGTCCTCGCACTGCATCCCGTTTCGGACGATCGACTGCTGGCATTCACCGTGACGAAGCTGCTTGATATCACGCTTGCTTCTGCGGAAGTCAACACAGTTGCCGACTTGCGGGCCGATCTGTTTACCAGCCGCCTGACCGAAGATGGCAAGCATCTGGTGTTCAGCACCCTCGGCGAAGCTCAGCCACTTTCCGTACTTAATATCGCTTCTGGCGAACTCACCACGATCCGCCCGCCGGACATTCGCGGCCTGGTCGAAGACTTCGACATCATCAGCGATGGGCGCTGGGTCGTTTATGCCGACTCTGACGGAGCGTTGTTCGCGCTCGACCTCACTGAAACCGAGATCATTCCACTCGCTCTGCGTCCAACGCCTGGCGAGCGGATCAAGTTTGTCCGCGTCGCCGCTGACGGATCAGCTGTCATGACATTGGCCGAAGATGGCACGACCACTTGGTGGAATCTCGTACAGCTGCTGCTCGCGGCTCAGTCGACCGCTGACGAAAGCTAA
- a CDS encoding DUF1328 domain-containing protein translates to MLSWAIMFLVIALIAAALGFGGVAGAATGIAKILFFVFLVLFLISLLSGFIRRPAA, encoded by the coding sequence ATGTTGAGTTGGGCTATTATGTTTCTCGTTATCGCACTGATTGCTGCTGCCCTTGGTTTTGGTGGTGTCGCTGGTGCGGCCACAGGTATCGCAAAGATCTTGTTCTTTGTCTTCCTGGTCTTGTTCCTCATTAGCCTGCTGTCGGGTTTCATCCGTCGCCCAGCAGCCTAA
- the dps gene encoding DNA starvation/stationary phase protection protein Dps, with product MTMEFKRHVLPEDKAKPTAAQLQKNLIALIDLSLVLKQAHWNVVGKNFRAVHLQLDEILVTTREGTDDFAERIVMIGFSPDGRSCTVAKETPLAEYATGFVNVDDTVQAVADALQTTIGVLRESIDALDDLDLISQDMVIAVSSELEKHLWMVQAQEL from the coding sequence ATGACGATGGAATTCAAACGTCACGTCCTGCCTGAGGACAAAGCCAAACCAACCGCCGCACAACTGCAGAAAAACCTGATCGCGCTGATCGATCTTTCGCTTGTCCTGAAACAAGCGCACTGGAACGTCGTGGGTAAGAACTTCCGCGCCGTCCATCTCCAGCTCGATGAAATCCTCGTCACGACCCGGGAAGGGACCGACGACTTTGCGGAACGTATCGTGATGATCGGCTTCTCGCCCGATGGTCGCTCATGCACTGTCGCCAAAGAGACTCCCCTGGCCGAATACGCGACTGGGTTTGTCAACGTCGACGATACGGTTCAAGCCGTAGCGGATGCCTTGCAAACCACCATTGGCGTCCTTCGCGAATCAATCGATGCACTCGATGACTTGGACCTCATTAGTCAGGACATGGTGATCGCTGTTTCCAGCGAACTTGAAAAGCACCTTTGGATGGTTCAGGCCCAGGAACTGTAA
- a CDS encoding sigma-54 dependent transcriptional regulator translates to MPKLLVIDDDRTVHRLVEKTFEEAGVSVLSSGTAEDGLELIRQESPDVLLLDIMLHEANGLELATQIRHLDPKLPIIFITAMNDSDTAIQAMSRGAYDYLLKPLNKQDVQDLVDRALETRRLMQSPVHMQEAAPSAEKGDLLVGRSPLMVDVYKKIGRVAPQDVAVLILGESGTGKELIARAIYHHSARRNECFMAINCAALSDTLLESELFGHEKGAFTGADRRHIGKFEQCNGGTIFLDEIGDMSPSTQSKVLRLLQEQKFERVGGTETIETDVRIISATNRDLEQMIEDGEFRLDLYHRLNTFQINLPPLRERGEDVRLLLEHFLSRFNKSLKKEVSGISDDAVNLLLSYSWPGNIRELQAVLRKAMLMAVGPVLVPEFFPSELHEDGDAASPIAEVAESSGGADFQRFLKSLEASDSSDMYAESLEWMERLLLTRVLTVTEGNQSKAAERLGITRGSLRNKIRSLNISIDHVINSDD, encoded by the coding sequence ATGCCCAAATTGCTAGTTATTGATGACGATCGGACCGTCCACCGCCTTGTTGAAAAGACGTTCGAAGAGGCTGGTGTCTCTGTGCTTTCCAGCGGCACGGCCGAAGACGGTCTGGAACTGATTCGACAGGAATCTCCCGATGTCCTTTTATTGGACATCATGCTGCACGAAGCGAACGGGTTGGAACTAGCCACCCAGATTCGGCACCTCGATCCGAAGCTGCCGATTATCTTTATTACCGCCATGAACGACAGCGATACGGCGATTCAAGCCATGTCGCGTGGCGCTTACGACTATTTGCTCAAGCCGCTGAACAAGCAAGACGTTCAAGACCTGGTCGATCGAGCGTTGGAAACGCGGCGCTTGATGCAGTCGCCGGTTCATATGCAGGAAGCGGCACCCTCGGCTGAAAAGGGGGATTTACTGGTCGGTCGCAGTCCTTTGATGGTGGACGTTTACAAGAAGATCGGCCGCGTCGCCCCGCAAGATGTTGCGGTGTTGATTTTGGGTGAAAGTGGTACCGGGAAAGAACTGATCGCCCGGGCCATCTATCATCATAGCGCACGTCGTAACGAATGCTTCATGGCCATCAACTGTGCGGCGTTGTCCGACACGTTGCTGGAAAGTGAACTGTTCGGCCACGAAAAAGGGGCGTTTACAGGCGCCGACCGCCGGCATATCGGTAAGTTCGAGCAGTGCAACGGCGGGACGATCTTCCTGGACGAAATCGGGGATATGTCTCCCTCGACGCAAAGTAAAGTGCTGCGTCTGCTGCAGGAACAGAAGTTTGAACGCGTCGGCGGGACCGAAACAATCGAGACGGACGTCCGAATTATCTCGGCGACCAACCGCGATTTAGAGCAGATGATCGAAGATGGCGAGTTCCGGCTGGATCTTTACCATCGTCTGAATACGTTCCAAATCAATTTGCCACCGCTGCGGGAACGTGGTGAAGACGTGCGTCTGCTGCTCGAGCATTTCTTGTCGCGGTTCAACAAGTCGCTCAAGAAAGAAGTTTCCGGTATCTCGGACGATGCGGTCAACTTGCTGCTAAGTTACTCTTGGCCTGGCAATATCCGCGAACTACAGGCGGTACTGCGAAAGGCGATGCTGATGGCGGTCGGTCCGGTACTTGTGCCGGAGTTCTTCCCCAGCGAACTGCATGAAGATGGTGATGCAGCGTCGCCTATCGCGGAAGTGGCAGAATCTAGCGGAGGAGCCGATTTCCAACGGTTCCTGAAAAGTCTTGAGGCGTCTGATTCGTCCGATATGTACGCCGAGTCGCTGGAATGGATGGAGCGGTTATTGCTGACGCGCGTCCTGACAGTTACCGAAGGAAACCAGTCGAAAGCGGCAGAGCGATTGGGAATTACCCGCGGTAGCCTGCGTAATAAGATTCGATCGCTCAACATCTCGATCGATCATGTGATCAATTCAGACGACTAG